Below is a window of Maylandia zebra isolate NMK-2024a linkage group LG19, Mzebra_GT3a, whole genome shotgun sequence DNA.
CATTGAGACTGGGCCCGAAAAGGCTGGCCAGCTCCTGGCTGGAGTAGGTGAAGGGATTTCTGCTGGGCCAGTCTGGGATCTCATCAGGGAAGAACATGGGTGGAGGGGTGACTGAGGTGGGGCTGTCTCTCAGCCCAACTGAGTTGGAGAAACCAGCAAAGCTGTAGCTGTGCTGCAGCCGAGGTCGCTCCATCTTGTTCATAGAGTTAAGAGGAGAGGACTGCTGGGGAGGTCCACGACGCTCCTCGGCATTGTGGATGAAATGGCAGCGAGGCCCGTATGGGCAGAAACCGATGGTGTGGAAGGTGCGGCACAGCTCAGTTTTGTACTTAGGATGGCGGCTCAGGCTGCGCAGTTCATGGATTCCGTGAGCAAACTGGCATTTGTCGCCATATTTGCAGGAACCGTTCTCCTCAAAGGGCCTGCAGAGCTCTGTCTTGTAACGGCTGGAGTTCACTTggctgctgctgccagtggGACTGGCAGGGCCTAGGCACTTGTTGATGAGCCTCTCGCCCGTCTCGGAGTAGGAGCGGTCTCGCAGGCGGTTCTCCTTGTTGTTGCTGGCATTGCCAACCCCTGAGATGAGTGAGGAGGACTGGTCCGCTGCCTTCAGGCTATTCAGAAATTGGTTCTGGTTGAACTTTGTGCTGCTGACAGAGTGCCGCCGCTGGTACACGCCTCCCACTGAGGGAGATCCCACCGCCTTCCTGTCCAGCAGGGGTCCGGCGGAGCTGGAGATGGGCACGTTGGTGCTAGTGCAAGGAACAGACATTGGATGGGAGACACCCAGGTTGTTGTTGTAGCTGAGAAGTTTGTTCTGCAAGAAAAATAAAGGACAGAAAATGCAAGCATTAGAAAAAGTAGAGCACAAATAAAAAGCTACTTTCAGCAGCTCCCTGATTTTTAAGTCCGATTGCCATCCTGATGCAACTCCTGAAAGTGACTGAACACTTGTTAGGCGAGCCTATAAACCATTTGTACAGATACTCtccctgaataaataaataaaaatgacggGCACTGTGGGACTGGTGGGGCTACACCTCCGCCTGCATGACTGTTGTTTTTTGGCTCAGACCACATTAGCGGATACAGGCCTATAGAACAGCAGCTGGTTTGGCAAGTTGCCCAGGTTAGGAATGTGTGCGCCTGTGTAGTCAATAGGACAGCAGCACATGAGAGGCCTGTGGACGACCAGTGTGGGCTACAAAGAGCCTGCATCatttgaaagagaaagaaagtggCCAAACATTCTGTGGATTACAAGGGAAACCTGATCTGCTTTCACACATTTCCATACTAGTGGAAATGAACAGTTAGTCATGATTTACATAAACATGACAGTGTAAATAAAATCCAACAAACTCCAGAGGGaggctaaaagaaaaacaaaaacgctTTGAGAGGCAATCTGACACTCAAAACGGGGTATGAAAACGAATTACGCATCAAGTGTTAAGGTGAGACGATGCCGGTAGTTTAAGTAGTTTTATAGGGGCAGAAAGTGGGCTAAAGCCAGCCAAATCTGGTCAATGATTAGCGAGCATGTGGCTGCT
It encodes the following:
- the zfp36l1a gene encoding mRNA decay activator protein ZFP36L1a yields the protein MTTAVVSPFFDFEVMNKNKLLSYNNNLGVSHPMSVPCTSTNVPISSSAGPLLDRKAVGSPSVGGVYQRRHSVSSTKFNQNQFLNSLKAADQSSSLISGVGNASNNKENRLRDRSYSETGERLINKCLGPASPTGSSSQVNSSRYKTELCRPFEENGSCKYGDKCQFAHGIHELRSLSRHPKYKTELCRTFHTIGFCPYGPRCHFIHNAEERRGPPQQSSPLNSMNKMERPRLQHSYSFAGFSNSVGLRDSPTSVTPPPMFFPDEIPDWPSRNPFTYSSQELASLFGPSLNAGPVGTEPNTPAPPSPTSTSYYFRPMLESPQMLESSSSPPDSMSDQEGYQSSSGGSLCGSESPTLDNTRRLPIFSRLSITDD